In Methanonatronarchaeum sp. AMET-Sl, one genomic interval encodes:
- the ilvB gene encoding biosynthetic-type acetolactate synthase large subunit, translating to MKGCEAIIESLKKEGVDKVFGYPGGAVIDLYDTIHQEDEIQHILTRHEQAAAHAADGYARVTGEPGVCIATSGPGATNLVTGIATANMDSVPLIALTGQVPTHMIGNDAFQEADITGITIPITKYNCLVKDPEELPKTMKKAFYIAGTGRNGPVLLDLPKDVQQGETEFDYPEKIELRGYKPTYKGHPLQIKKATKAILEAERPVLYVGGGVIASEASGELKQLAEKCTIPVVTTLTGKGAFNESHPLSLGMVGMHGTKPSNYAVTESDLIIAVGARFDDRVTGKLEGFAPNASVIHIDIDAAEISKNIKTQIPIVGDAKNILKEINKKIDKLKQEKKETEWHKKTKKWKKEFPLEYDETTDTIKPQYIVKEIDKQTPDNTIIATEVGQCQMWAAQYYQYKHPRTFITSGGLGTMGYGLPAAIGAQVAYPDRKVWNIAGDGSIQMNIQELATAVKYQLPVNIAILNNKYLGMVRQWQELFYDERYSQTDLGDNPDFQKIAEGFGAVGITVNKKTEVPDAVKRANQTERPVMIDFRVDREENVYPMVPAGATLSEIIDRKDVEGE from the coding sequence ATGAAAGGTTGTGAGGCGATTATCGAGAGCTTGAAGAAAGAAGGAGTAGACAAAGTATTCGGATATCCTGGTGGAGCTGTAATCGACTTATATGACACAATACATCAGGAAGACGAGATACAACACATATTAACAAGACATGAACAAGCCGCTGCACATGCGGCAGATGGATACGCTAGGGTTACTGGAGAACCCGGAGTGTGTATAGCTACAAGCGGTCCAGGCGCAACAAACCTTGTGACCGGTATAGCAACAGCAAACATGGACTCCGTACCCCTAATCGCCCTAACCGGCCAAGTACCCACACACATGATCGGTAACGATGCATTCCAAGAAGCCGACATAACCGGGATAACAATCCCAATCACAAAATACAACTGTTTAGTCAAAGATCCAGAAGAACTCCCAAAAACAATGAAAAAAGCATTCTATATAGCTGGGACAGGTAGAAACGGTCCAGTCTTACTCGACCTACCTAAAGACGTTCAACAAGGAGAAACCGAATTCGATTATCCTGAAAAAATCGAGTTAAGAGGATACAAACCAACATACAAAGGCCATCCACTACAAATCAAAAAGGCGACCAAAGCAATACTTGAAGCAGAACGTCCAGTCCTATACGTAGGTGGGGGAGTCATAGCAAGTGAAGCTTCAGGAGAACTAAAACAACTGGCAGAAAAATGCACGATACCTGTAGTGACAACACTAACAGGAAAAGGAGCCTTCAACGAATCACATCCATTATCACTTGGAATGGTCGGAATGCACGGAACAAAACCATCAAACTACGCAGTAACAGAATCCGACCTAATAATAGCAGTTGGAGCACGATTCGATGACAGAGTAACAGGAAAACTAGAAGGATTCGCACCAAACGCATCCGTCATACACATCGATATAGATGCAGCCGAAATAAGTAAAAACATAAAAACACAGATACCGATCGTCGGAGACGCAAAAAACATACTAAAAGAAATAAACAAAAAAATCGACAAACTGAAACAAGAAAAAAAAGAAACCGAGTGGCACAAAAAAACAAAAAAATGGAAAAAAGAATTCCCACTCGAATACGACGAAACAACCGACACAATAAAACCACAATACATAGTTAAAGAGATAGATAAACAAACACCAGACAACACAATAATCGCTACCGAGGTCGGTCAATGCCAGATGTGGGCCGCTCAATACTACCAATACAAACACCCAAGAACATTCATAACAAGCGGAGGACTCGGAACAATGGGATACGGCCTCCCAGCAGCAATAGGTGCCCAAGTAGCCTACCCCGACAGAAAAGTATGGAACATCGCTGGAGACGGAAGCATCCAAATGAATATACAGGAACTTGCCACAGCAGTCAAATACCAACTCCCAGTCAACATAGCAATACTCAACAACAAATATCTCGGCATGGTTCGACAATGGCAAGAACTATTCTACGATGAAAGATACTCCCAAACAGACCTAGGAGACAACCCAGATTTCCAGAAAATAGCTGAAGGATTTGGCGCAGTAGGAATAACAGTAAACAAAAAAACAGAAGTGCCAGACGCAGTTAAACGAGCAAACCAAACAGAACGACCAGTAATGATAGATTTCAGAGTAGATCGAGAAGAAAACGTCTACCCAATGGTGCCAGCAGGCGCAACACTAAGCGAAATAATAGACCGAAAAGACGTAGAGGGGGAATAA
- a CDS encoding 2-isopropylmalate synthase, whose amino-acid sequence MDTTLRDGEQTPGVSLTPDEKLWIAKKLDELGVDIIEAGSAVTSEGEKEGIRKVANEGLDAEICSYTRIVKKDIDEALNCGVDSVHLVVPVSDLHIEKKLEKNRSEIIEMTTDVVQYAKDHGLIVELSGEDASRADISYIEKVFKNGIDVGADRLCYCDTVGVLTPEQVRNDLSQLVETFDVTVGLHCHDDLGFAVANTIEGIKSGCDEVHVTMNGLGERAGNAALEEVVMAGRKLYDMEFNVEPELLYETSRLVSRLSGVVLSDNKSIVGDNAFTHESGIHAHGVLSDSSTYEPISPSEVGRQRRFILGKHTGKASVKAMLEEMGVEANQEQLADIVKRIKDIGDRGKKVTTADLKTIIETVLNIYEEPRVKLEELTVVSGNKVTPTASIELLIDGKEVIQSGTGTGPVDASIEAVGKAFSELGDIDLEDYRVESITGGTDALVEVIVKLKKDGKIVSARGARTDIIMASVEAMLEGVNRLITEE is encoded by the coding sequence TTGGACACTACCCTGAGAGATGGTGAACAGACACCTGGAGTCTCATTAACCCCAGATGAAAAACTATGGATAGCTAAGAAGCTTGATGAGTTAGGGGTTGACATAATAGAGGCTGGAAGCGCTGTAACATCTGAAGGGGAAAAAGAGGGCATACGTAAGGTAGCGAATGAAGGGCTTGACGCTGAGATATGTAGTTATACACGAATAGTCAAAAAAGACATCGATGAAGCGTTAAATTGCGGTGTAGATTCAGTACACTTAGTTGTACCGGTTTCTGACCTACATATTGAGAAAAAACTAGAGAAAAACCGGTCTGAAATAATCGAGATGACTACCGATGTTGTTCAATACGCTAAGGACCATGGCTTGATAGTTGAGTTAAGTGGAGAAGATGCAAGCCGGGCAGACATAAGTTATATCGAAAAAGTATTCAAAAATGGAATAGATGTTGGAGCCGACAGGTTATGTTATTGTGACACAGTTGGTGTTTTGACACCTGAACAAGTAAGAAACGACCTATCACAACTTGTAGAAACTTTCGACGTAACGGTCGGCCTACATTGCCATGATGACCTTGGTTTCGCAGTTGCAAACACAATTGAGGGCATTAAATCTGGATGTGATGAGGTCCACGTAACTATGAACGGTTTAGGTGAGAGAGCAGGTAACGCAGCTTTAGAAGAAGTAGTTATGGCAGGCAGGAAACTATATGATATGGAGTTCAATGTCGAGCCAGAACTACTTTATGAAACATCTAGACTTGTTTCAAGGCTATCTGGAGTTGTATTATCCGACAATAAATCAATCGTTGGAGACAATGCATTTACACATGAATCTGGAATACACGCCCACGGTGTTTTAAGCGACTCATCAACATACGAACCAATCTCCCCAAGCGAAGTAGGTCGACAGAGAAGATTCATTCTTGGAAAACACACCGGAAAAGCATCTGTGAAAGCAATGCTTGAAGAAATGGGTGTAGAAGCAAACCAAGAACAACTAGCCGACATCGTCAAAAGAATAAAAGACATAGGGGATAGAGGTAAAAAAGTAACCACTGCAGACCTAAAAACAATAATCGAAACAGTTCTCAACATATATGAAGAGCCAAGGGTTAAACTAGAAGAACTAACTGTAGTCTCAGGGAATAAAGTAACCCCAACCGCTTCAATCGAGTTATTAATAGATGGTAAAGAAGTAATTCAATCCGGAACTGGAACAGGCCCTGTCGACGCTTCAATAGAGGCAGTAGGGAAAGCATTCTCAGAACTAGGAGATATAGACCTCGAAGATTACAGAGTTGAGTCAATAACAGGTGGGACAGACGCCCTCGTAGAAGTTATCGTAAAGTTGAAGAAAGATGGAAAAATCGTGTCAGCTAGAGGCGCGAGAACAGACATCATAATGGCTTCCGTTGAGGCCATGCTAGAAGGTGTGAATAGATTGATCACGGAGGAATAA
- a CDS encoding peroxiredoxin yields MEEKKPMPLIGDKFPEMEVQTTHGDIELPKDYKGKWFILFSHPGDFTPVCTTEFVAFQKKYDEFQELNTELIGLSIDQVHSHLKWTEWIKDNMDTEIEFPIIADPVGSVAKKLGLIHSKATMTVRAVFIVDPQSTIRAILYYPAELGRNISEIIRMIKGFQKNSEEGVAIPANWPENEIEGDRVIIPPAGDVQTIKKRKQQEADGEIDCYDWWLCFKK; encoded by the coding sequence ATGGAAGAAAAAAAACCAATGCCATTAATTGGAGACAAATTTCCAGAAATGGAAGTACAAACAACACATGGTGATATAGAGTTACCAAAAGACTATAAAGGAAAATGGTTCATCCTGTTTTCACATCCTGGCGACTTCACACCTGTATGCACCACAGAGTTTGTAGCATTCCAAAAAAAATATGACGAGTTCCAAGAACTTAATACCGAATTAATAGGTCTAAGCATAGACCAGGTGCACAGCCACCTTAAATGGACTGAATGGATAAAAGACAACATGGATACTGAGATAGAGTTCCCAATAATAGCCGACCCTGTCGGTAGTGTTGCCAAAAAACTTGGACTAATACATTCAAAAGCAACAATGACGGTTAGAGCAGTATTCATAGTAGACCCCCAATCAACAATAAGAGCAATACTCTACTACCCTGCAGAACTAGGTCGAAACATAAGTGAAATAATAAGAATGATAAAAGGATTCCAAAAAAACAGCGAAGAAGGAGTAGCAATACCAGCAAACTGGCCAGAAAACGAAATAGAAGGAGATCGAGTAATAATACCACCAGCAGGAGATGTTCAAACAATCAAGAAAAGAAAACAACAAGAAGCAGATGGTGAAATCGATTGCTACGACTGGTGGCTTTGCTTCAAAAAATAA
- a CDS encoding metalloregulator ArsR/SmtB family transcription factor: MQKLFKALSSEHRITLLEALLQENDYVCICELEDLIERDRSVVYRHFKKLEEANLLKTRRSGKKVECKLKYPKQTKKILETAKQIQKNK, translated from the coding sequence ATGCAGAAACTATTCAAGGCATTAAGTTCGGAACATAGAATAACACTGTTAGAAGCCTTACTTCAAGAAAACGATTATGTATGTATATGTGAGCTTGAAGACCTTATAGAACGAGATAGATCGGTAGTGTATAGGCACTTCAAAAAACTTGAAGAAGCAAACTTACTAAAGACTCGTAGAAGTGGAAAAAAAGTTGAGTGTAAACTAAAATATCCAAAACAAACCAAAAAAATACTAGAAACAGCAAAACAGATACAGAAAAACAAGTAA
- a CDS encoding redox-regulated ATPase YchF — protein MLGIVGKPNAGKSTFFMASTGIDVETANYPFTTIDSNRGYAYIREPCPCQELDITCNPQNSRCIDGTRHVPIELLDVAGLVPDAYKGKGLGNEFLDQLRQADALIHVIDSSGSTDQKGNPVEISQHDPTEDIDFLTNEIKMWMLSIIEDKWSSLIRRVEVQKKDLSHEIHDVYTGLGLTLNDIKMSISKLDLNQNKPSNWSEKDRENLIENMRRESKPILIAANKADIAPKENIEKIKETKQKVVPTSASAELALKKASQNKIIDYRPGDTDYKILEPEKLSEKQKKGLEFIKKEVLHKYGGTGVQETIEKSVRDLLNQIVVYPVEDENNYTDKNDNVLPDAILLEKGSTPKDLAYKIHSDIGNNYLYAVNAKTDMRISEEEKLQNGDIIKIVSST, from the coding sequence ATTCTAGGAATTGTAGGAAAACCCAACGCAGGCAAATCAACTTTTTTTATGGCATCAACCGGTATAGACGTTGAAACAGCTAACTATCCATTTACAACAATCGATTCAAACAGAGGATACGCATACATAAGAGAACCATGTCCATGTCAAGAACTAGATATAACCTGTAACCCCCAGAACTCAAGATGCATAGATGGAACAAGACACGTACCAATAGAACTCTTAGATGTAGCAGGCCTAGTTCCAGATGCATATAAAGGAAAAGGATTAGGAAATGAGTTTCTTGACCAATTACGGCAAGCAGATGCATTAATCCACGTAATAGATAGCAGTGGATCTACAGACCAAAAAGGCAATCCAGTCGAGATATCCCAACACGATCCCACAGAAGATATCGATTTCCTTACCAACGAAATAAAAATGTGGATGTTAAGTATAATAGAAGATAAATGGAGCTCACTCATCAGAAGAGTTGAAGTACAAAAAAAAGACTTGTCACACGAAATCCACGACGTATATACAGGCCTTGGCCTAACACTAAACGACATAAAAATGTCGATATCGAAACTGGATCTAAATCAGAATAAACCCAGTAACTGGAGTGAAAAAGATCGAGAAAACCTCATAGAAAACATGCGAAGAGAAAGCAAACCCATCTTAATAGCAGCAAACAAAGCAGATATCGCTCCAAAAGAAAATATAGAAAAAATAAAAGAAACAAAACAAAAGGTCGTTCCAACAAGTGCTAGCGCCGAACTTGCATTGAAAAAAGCAAGCCAAAACAAAATAATCGACTACCGTCCCGGAGACACCGACTACAAAATACTCGAACCCGAAAAACTCTCAGAAAAACAGAAAAAAGGACTTGAGTTCATAAAAAAAGAAGTACTACATAAATACGGAGGAACAGGAGTTCAAGAAACCATTGAAAAATCAGTTCGCGACCTACTAAACCAAATAGTAGTCTACCCTGTTGAAGATGAAAATAACTATACCGATAAAAACGACAACGTACTACCCGACGCAATACTCCTCGAAAAAGGCTCCACCCCAAAAGACCTAGCCTACAAAATCCACAGCGATATAGGAAACAACTACCTATATGCCGTAAACGCTAAAACAGATATGAGAATATCTGAAGAAGAAAAACTCCAAAATGGAGATATAATAAAAATAGTTTCATCAACTTAA
- a CDS encoding DUF2095 family protein: protein MKIENLKEKFPKIYEDLKTSPTIGIDEIKNPNETSCPANKNTEKQHSPIKEETKIPSIKDHLKGCETPQQAKEIIEYFKKQKEITKTQAKKLKKQLKTEGLRSFGEKREKGEIEKKGL, encoded by the coding sequence ATGAAAATTGAAAACCTAAAAGAAAAATTCCCAAAAATATATGAAGACCTCAAGACCTCTCCCACAATAGGAATAGATGAAATAAAAAACCCAAACGAAACTAGTTGTCCAGCAAACAAAAACACAGAAAAACAGCACTCACCAATAAAAGAAGAAACAAAAATACCCTCAATAAAAGACCACTTAAAAGGCTGTGAAACACCACAACAAGCAAAAGAAATAATCGAGTACTTCAAAAAACAAAAAGAAATCACAAAAACACAAGCAAAAAAACTAAAAAAACAACTAAAGACAGAGGGATTAAGATCCTTCGGAGAAAAAAGAGAAAAAGGCGAAATAGAAAAAAAAGGGTTGTAA
- a CDS encoding polymer-forming cytoskeletal protein, whose translation MRNMEDDELFIIPDKTRIEERLIVTDSDVVIGSNSNLQYGIKTPKSIQTGERVDIEDDVYADGDVELGLWSLIDGDLIVGQDAYIGERCKINGKLLVEKNLDIGNDVDIDEGFEANGWITIRNPIPLFMYFLLLFSNLLRRSETEEIEEILEEMFEEQIPENALIIPKGVEFGSEIDAPGKAIIGKECRFIGNLRARDVKIDKYTTFFGSIKSKGNVKLKKGTVVHGNITSKRKVEIEKNASILGDITADIVRIHDEAHTEGTIHAKKGVQIIPKKQKNKKPQPTPDDIGIKTKELPTLSLLTPEKIDSIVEEKNKIKRDKDEN comes from the coding sequence ATGAGAAATATGGAAGACGATGAATTATTCATAATACCTGATAAAACCCGGATTGAAGAACGTTTAATCGTCACCGACAGCGATGTTGTTATTGGAAGCAACAGTAATCTACAGTATGGAATAAAGACACCGAAGTCGATTCAAACCGGAGAGCGAGTAGACATCGAAGACGATGTATATGCAGATGGTGACGTTGAGTTAGGTCTGTGGTCATTAATAGATGGAGACCTCATAGTCGGCCAAGATGCATATATAGGTGAGCGATGTAAAATAAATGGTAAACTCCTTGTAGAAAAAAACCTCGACATAGGTAACGATGTTGATATCGATGAAGGGTTTGAAGCTAACGGATGGATAACCATAAGAAACCCAATACCACTTTTCATGTACTTCCTGCTTCTTTTTTCAAACCTTTTGAGGAGAAGCGAAACAGAAGAGATAGAAGAAATACTTGAAGAAATGTTTGAAGAACAGATTCCAGAAAACGCATTAATAATACCAAAAGGAGTAGAGTTCGGATCCGAGATAGATGCACCAGGAAAAGCTATAATCGGAAAAGAATGTAGGTTCATAGGAAACCTTAGAGCAAGAGACGTAAAAATTGATAAATACACCACTTTTTTTGGAAGCATCAAATCAAAAGGCAATGTAAAACTTAAAAAAGGAACAGTAGTCCATGGAAACATAACAAGCAAACGAAAAGTAGAGATAGAGAAAAACGCAAGCATATTAGGAGACATAACAGCCGATATAGTACGAATACACGATGAAGCACATACAGAAGGAACCATACACGCAAAAAAAGGCGTACAGATAATACCAAAAAAACAAAAAAACAAGAAACCACAACCAACCCCAGATGATATAGGAATCAAAACCAAAGAACTCCCAACCCTATCACTACTAACCCCTGAGAAGATTGATTCAATTGTAGAAGAAAAAAACAAAATAAAACGTGATAAAGATGAAAATTGA
- a CDS encoding 2,3-bisphosphoglycerate-independent phosphoglycerate mutase has product MNILLVVMDGISGRPTPSLNGLTSLQVAETPNLDEAAKLGVSGIMDPISPGVRPGSDTSHLSLVGYDPYNTYTGRGPFEAAGVGIDVEEGDIAFRCNFATEKDGLIVDRRAGRINKTSELAKAVQENIKRLNGVEVIFRESTGHRGALVLRGDGLSSKVTGSDPKKPGYAPKEVKALDPSGEKTAKILNMFIEKAGEVLEKHPVNQERVDKGLYPANTVLLRGVGEVPSVEPIDEKLGLDSAIISGTGLMRGIGKVVGMDVIDVDGATGSTDSNVMNKAIETVRQLETKDFVLLHLKGGDEAGHDGDGEGKIRYIEEKIDPAVGYLLQELDDTLMVLTADHSTPLTIKDHSGDPVPITMVGDGVRVDDVDRFDENTYKGGLLRIKGKDLMPICLDITNKSSKYGA; this is encoded by the coding sequence ATGAATATCTTGTTAGTAGTTATGGATGGTATTAGTGGTAGGCCTACTCCAAGCCTAAATGGCCTTACTTCTCTTCAAGTTGCAGAGACTCCAAACCTTGATGAAGCAGCTAAATTAGGTGTTTCTGGAATTATGGATCCGATATCTCCGGGTGTAAGGCCTGGGTCGGATACATCTCACCTATCTTTGGTTGGTTATGATCCCTATAATACATATACTGGTCGTGGTCCATTTGAGGCTGCTGGAGTAGGGATTGATGTAGAAGAAGGGGATATAGCGTTTAGATGTAATTTTGCTACCGAAAAGGATGGCTTGATTGTTGATAGAAGGGCTGGAAGAATTAATAAAACAAGTGAGTTGGCTAAGGCCGTTCAAGAAAACATAAAGAGGTTAAATGGGGTTGAAGTTATTTTTCGTGAATCTACAGGGCATCGTGGTGCTTTAGTGCTTCGTGGAGACGGTTTATCAAGTAAAGTAACAGGTTCAGACCCTAAGAAACCTGGTTATGCTCCTAAAGAAGTAAAGGCATTGGATCCAAGTGGTGAAAAAACGGCTAAAATCCTTAATATGTTTATTGAGAAAGCCGGTGAAGTTTTAGAGAAACATCCAGTTAATCAAGAGAGAGTTGATAAGGGTCTTTATCCTGCCAACACTGTTCTGTTAAGAGGGGTTGGTGAGGTACCATCTGTGGAACCTATAGACGAAAAACTTGGTTTGGATTCAGCTATTATTTCAGGAACAGGGTTAATGAGAGGTATTGGTAAGGTTGTTGGAATGGATGTTATCGATGTTGATGGTGCGACCGGTAGTACCGACTCTAACGTGATGAATAAGGCTATTGAAACTGTCAGACAACTAGAAACTAAGGATTTCGTTTTACTTCATTTAAAGGGTGGAGATGAAGCCGGTCATGATGGAGATGGAGAGGGAAAAATTCGGTATATAGAAGAGAAAATAGATCCAGCAGTTGGTTATTTACTACAAGAACTTGATGATACATTGATGGTTTTAACTGCAGACCACTCCACACCATTAACAATTAAAGATCATTCTGGTGATCCTGTCCCCATTACAATGGTAGGTGATGGAGTTAGAGTTGATGATGTAGATAGGTTCGATGAAAATACATACAAAGGTGGTTTACTGAGAATTAAAGGAAAGGACCTAATGCCAATCTGCCTTGATATAACAAACAAATCAAGTAAATATGGAGCATGA
- a CDS encoding DUF92 domain-containing protein has product MDAVIGVGIATVLAITAYHREILDRGGSVAAFIMGSIVSIFGGIEWLLLLISFVIIAWIATKFEYEYKKHKQIHEGENGERKVKNVIANGMVPVAIVILTWIYTTYIQNPTQIQTLAVETMYSPYTGYELVFIGAYIGAIATATSDTIASEIGALDNETRLITNLKKKVKTGSNGGISIAGELASIIGGLIIGIIAYLAFGIEFALIVGPIAGFIGCNIDSLLGATLEKKGILNNEHVNLTATLSGAIIGALLMLI; this is encoded by the coding sequence ATGGACGCCGTAATAGGGGTTGGGATAGCCACCGTTCTAGCAATAACTGCCTATCACAGAGAAATACTAGATAGAGGTGGCAGTGTTGCAGCCTTCATAATGGGGAGCATAGTCAGCATATTTGGTGGTATAGAATGGCTCTTGCTTCTAATCTCTTTCGTAATAATAGCCTGGATAGCTACAAAATTCGAGTACGAATACAAAAAACATAAACAAATCCATGAAGGTGAAAACGGTGAAAGGAAAGTAAAGAACGTTATAGCCAACGGAATGGTCCCCGTAGCTATAGTAATATTAACTTGGATATACACAACCTACATCCAAAACCCAACACAAATACAGACACTGGCAGTTGAAACGATGTACTCTCCATACACAGGGTATGAATTAGTCTTTATAGGGGCTTACATAGGGGCTATAGCAACAGCAACATCAGACACAATAGCAAGCGAAATAGGTGCACTTGACAACGAAACAAGACTAATAACCAACCTCAAAAAGAAAGTTAAAACTGGATCGAATGGAGGAATCTCAATAGCAGGTGAACTTGCTAGCATCATAGGTGGCCTAATAATAGGAATAATAGCCTACCTAGCCTTTGGAATAGAATTCGCTTTAATAGTCGGTCCCATAGCAGGATTCATCGGATGCAACATAGATAGTTTACTAGGTGCAACACTAGAAAAAAAAGGAATACTAAACAACGAACATGTAAACCTAACAGCAACACTATCAGGAGCAATAATCGGCGCCCTATTAATGCTAATCTAA
- a CDS encoding 30S ribosomal protein S3ae, with the protein MSKRKSRKFGWEAKDWYTVFAPEMFGESKIGETPADEPQKVTGRVIETTVGDLTGDFSKNNVKLYFKINKVSGNEAYTQFIGHELTSDYIGSLIRRRTDRIDLTVDVLTQDGYKIRVKPILFTVKRGKSSQKKGLRKKATEVIKTNAKKMEYEQFTQELVTGQISSEIYQTVKSIYPLRRVEIRKSEVTAEPEEIEEIPEGFEEIAKEAGIQIESEQRKQKQKEQQKEQEQEQEQEEQ; encoded by the coding sequence ATGTCAAAAAGAAAATCAAGAAAGTTCGGATGGGAAGCAAAAGACTGGTACACAGTCTTTGCTCCCGAAATGTTTGGAGAAAGCAAAATCGGAGAAACACCAGCAGATGAACCCCAAAAAGTAACAGGTAGAGTAATAGAAACAACAGTCGGAGACCTAACAGGAGATTTCTCAAAAAACAACGTCAAACTATACTTCAAAATAAACAAAGTATCAGGAAACGAAGCATACACACAATTCATTGGACACGAACTAACAAGCGATTACATAGGCAGCTTAATAAGACGAAGAACCGACAGAATAGACCTAACCGTAGATGTACTAACACAAGACGGATACAAAATCAGAGTCAAACCAATACTATTCACAGTCAAAAGAGGAAAATCATCACAGAAAAAAGGACTACGCAAAAAAGCAACAGAAGTCATAAAAACAAACGCCAAAAAAATGGAATACGAACAATTCACACAAGAATTAGTCACAGGACAAATCTCCAGCGAAATATACCAGACAGTTAAATCAATATACCCATTAAGAAGAGTAGAAATAAGAAAAAGCGAAGTAACCGCAGAACCAGAAGAAATAGAAGAAATACCAGAAGGATTCGAAGAAATAGCAAAAGAAGCCGGAATCCAAATAGAATCAGAACAACGAAAACAAAAACAAAAAGAACAACAAAAAGAACAAGAACAAGAACAAGAACAAGAAGAACAATAA